In a genomic window of Infirmifilum sp. NZ:
- a CDS encoding methionine adenosyltransferase: MAQKNIVVEKSAYIPPDLLPVEIVERKGTGHPDYIADSISEAASRELSKYYLEKFGRILHHNLDKVLVVGGQSSPRFGGGEVLQPIYILVSGRATTEVVEADGTRVPVPVGPLVLKATREWIKTNIRYLDPDHHVIVDYRIGKGSVDLVDIYQRAQSYPGANDTSMGIGYAPLSETERLVFETERLLNSPRVKKEVPAVGEDIKVMGVRKGDTIHLTIAAAIVSRHVRSTEEYLDVKKEIRKLVLEKASEITKRKVEVYVNTGDDPSKGDRGGLYLVVTGTSAEHGDDGATGRGNRANGLITPFRPMSLEATAGKNPISHIGKLYNIVAFNASQEIAQLDHIREVYIKLISQIGKPINEPLLAYIAINADEAAISRVKHQAEEILAHHLDGINRLWEKVLRGEVTLF, translated from the coding sequence ATGGCGCAGAAGAATATAGTAGTTGAGAAATCGGCGTACATTCCACCGGACCTCTTACCCGTTGAAATCGTAGAGAGAAAAGGTACCGGACACCCTGACTACATCGCAGACTCCATATCTGAGGCAGCAAGCCGCGAGCTATCAAAATACTATCTGGAGAAGTTTGGCCGCATCCTGCACCACAACTTAGATAAAGTACTGGTCGTAGGAGGACAATCTTCACCTAGATTTGGAGGAGGGGAAGTGCTACAGCCGATCTACATCCTGGTCTCTGGCAGAGCCACAACAGAGGTTGTTGAGGCCGATGGTACGCGTGTTCCCGTGCCCGTTGGACCCCTTGTGCTGAAGGCAACACGCGAGTGGATTAAAACAAACATTCGGTATCTTGACCCTGATCATCACGTGATAGTTGATTATAGGATTGGGAAAGGATCCGTAGACCTGGTCGACATATACCAACGCGCGCAGTCTTACCCGGGTGCTAACGACACGTCTATGGGGATCGGGTACGCACCACTATCAGAGACAGAGAGACTGGTTTTCGAGACAGAACGACTGCTAAACTCTCCGAGAGTGAAGAAAGAGGTACCAGCGGTTGGCGAAGACATAAAAGTTATGGGGGTGAGGAAAGGCGATACCATTCACTTAACTATAGCAGCTGCAATAGTCTCGAGACACGTGAGATCAACAGAGGAGTATCTAGACGTGAAAAAGGAAATCCGGAAACTTGTCTTAGAGAAAGCTTCAGAGATAACTAAGCGCAAAGTCGAAGTTTACGTGAATACAGGAGATGACCCCAGTAAAGGTGACAGAGGGGGGCTGTACCTTGTCGTTACTGGCACATCGGCTGAGCATGGAGACGATGGAGCAACAGGCAGGGGAAACAGGGCGAATGGGCTTATAACACCCTTCAGACCTATGTCTTTAGAGGCAACCGCCGGTAAGAACCCCATAAGTCACATTGGGAAATTGTATAACATCGTAGCGTTTAACGCATCTCAGGAGATAGCACAGCTTGACCACATAAGAGAAGTTTACATAAAACTAATTAGCCAAATTGGAAAACCAATAAACGAGCCCCTCCTGGCATACATTGCGATTAATGCTGATGAGGCGGCTATTTCACGTGTAAAGCACCAAGCAGAGGAAATATTGGCCCACCACCTCGACGGAATCAATAGACTCTGGGAGAAGGTTCTACGCGGAGAGGTTACTCTCTTTTAA
- a CDS encoding U6 snRNA-associated Sm-like protein LSm6, protein MTQTSKAQYRAVHPIDYLRSYSGKSVLIKLKDGSEYMGKLKVIDPSMNIVLSETKEVTETSKVVAILGDVFIRGSNLLFVSTEPDKVTFFEPDQPKQPEAPPNQSTTEEEEE, encoded by the coding sequence GTGACGCAGACCTCGAAAGCCCAGTATAGAGCGGTGCATCCCATCGACTACTTGAGAAGCTACAGCGGTAAAAGCGTGCTCATAAAGCTGAAAGACGGCTCCGAGTACATGGGAAAGCTGAAAGTCATCGATCCCTCAATGAACATCGTATTATCCGAGACCAAAGAAGTCACGGAGACCAGCAAGGTGGTAGCAATTCTAGGAGATGTGTTTATCAGAGGCAGCAACCTGCTGTTCGTGTCAACAGAGCCCGACAAAGTCACTTTCTTTGAGCCTGACCAGCCGAAACAGCCCGAAGCACCTCCAAATCAGAGCACGACGGAAGAAGAGGAAGAGTGA